From a single Apostichopus japonicus isolate 1M-3 chromosome 12, ASM3797524v1, whole genome shotgun sequence genomic region:
- the LOC139977940 gene encoding tyrosine-protein kinase BTK-like isoform X1, with the protein MYHGFSLAPHQRNAAEIGIATIYFARYMKMQIIVLSIWKTNDCIHCNVGKQAAPVKWHRRERNKSITTKHQKNIQNNDVLETDEPNYYSTADVTEGRSQIIVYEKDISIINSIKMGNIYNRWLGTVNLPSRSNTCVVITSITETVWRTNEIHWEAFLRNCLQLPESKNLTKIEAISIESNNLYLVSEHLVCGTLHCLLTQEAVEKRNVYCCSSLPDVIKHVTGLLEGMHIINTYGFLHPGLSTRKLLVTTDGQLKLYNFCLAGHASRIATLQRSKMFSATLNQYPPEMLISSEYTESSDVWSIAITIWEIMSNGMSPFPDDTEITSHKELFEPSFPWPEKYFQIKDKILYNCWSQNCACRPSIHRLKGTFMEIFQKLLDDSSYEIPLSTTYVAMGSANIAEDTYS; encoded by the exons ATGTACCATGGCTTTTCATTGGCTCCCCATCAAAGAAATGCAGCAGAAATAGGAATCGCAACCATATATTTTGCACGCTATATGAAGATGCAAATTATTGTTTTGTCAATATGGAAGACAAATGACTGTATTCACTGTAACGTAGGAAAACAAG CAGCCCCAGTAAAATGGCACAGAAGAGAAAG AAATAAAAGTATCACTACAAAGCATcaaaagaacatacaaaacaacGACGTTCTCGAAACTGACGAACCAA ATTACTATTCTACCGCTGATGTAACAGAAGGAAGAAGCCAAATTATTGTCTATGAGAAAGACATCTCCATCATAAATAGCATAAAGATGGGGAACATATACAACAGGTGGTTGGGGACCGTCAATCTCCCTAGTAGATCCAACACTTGTGTTGTAATAACAAGCATCACAG AAACAGTTTGGAGAACGAACGAAATCCATTGGGAAGCATTTCTGAGAAATTGTCTTCAATTGCCGGAATCGAAGAATCTTACGAAAATCGAAGCAATATCTATTGAAAGTA ATAACTTGTATCTCGTGAGCGAACATCTTGTATGTGGAACTTTACATTGTTTGTTGACTCAAGAAGCAGTAGAAAAAAGGAATGTCTATTGTTGCAGTTCTCTTCCTGACGTCATTAAACACGTCACTGGTCTTTTGGAAGGGATGCATATCATAAATACGTATGGG TTTCTTCATCCCGGCCTATCGACCAGGAAACTTTTGGTAACCACAGATGGACAACTTAAATTGTACAACTTCTGTCTCGCTGGCCACGCATCCAGGATAGCCACTCTGCAGAGATCAAAG ATGTTTTCAGCAACTTTGAATCAATATCCACCAGAAATGTTGATTTCCAGCGAATACACAGAGTCAAGTGATGTGTGGTCTATAGCAATAACGATATGGGAAATCATGTCCAATg GAATGTCACCTTTCCCTGATGATACAGAAATTACGTCGCATAAAGAATTGTTTGAACCATCATTCCCATGGCCAGAGAAATATTTTCAGAtaaa AGATAAAATCCTGTACAATTGTTGGAGCCAAAACTGTGCTTGTCGACCATCCATCCATCGTTTGAAAGGAACTTTCATGGAA ATATTTCAGAAATTACTAGATGACAGTTCTTACGAGATACCGTTATCAACGACGTATGTGGCTATGGGATCAGCGAATATTGCTGAAGATACCTACTCATAA
- the LOC139977940 gene encoding tyrosine-protein kinase BTK-like isoform X2 — protein MLGNFYQLTTPVKWHRRERNKSITTKHQKNIQNNDVLETDEPNYYSTADVTEGRSQIIVYEKDISIINSIKMGNIYNRWLGTVNLPSRSNTCVVITSITETVWRTNEIHWEAFLRNCLQLPESKNLTKIEAISIESNNLYLVSEHLVCGTLHCLLTQEAVEKRNVYCCSSLPDVIKHVTGLLEGMHIINTYGFLHPGLSTRKLLVTTDGQLKLYNFCLAGHASRIATLQRSKMFSATLNQYPPEMLISSEYTESSDVWSIAITIWEIMSNGMSPFPDDTEITSHKELFEPSFPWPEKYFQIKDKILYNCWSQNCACRPSIHRLKGTFMEIFQKLLDDSSYEIPLSTTYVAMGSANIAEDTYS, from the exons ATGCTTGGCAACTTTTATCAGTTAACAA CCCCAGTAAAATGGCACAGAAGAGAAAG AAATAAAAGTATCACTACAAAGCATcaaaagaacatacaaaacaacGACGTTCTCGAAACTGACGAACCAA ATTACTATTCTACCGCTGATGTAACAGAAGGAAGAAGCCAAATTATTGTCTATGAGAAAGACATCTCCATCATAAATAGCATAAAGATGGGGAACATATACAACAGGTGGTTGGGGACCGTCAATCTCCCTAGTAGATCCAACACTTGTGTTGTAATAACAAGCATCACAG AAACAGTTTGGAGAACGAACGAAATCCATTGGGAAGCATTTCTGAGAAATTGTCTTCAATTGCCGGAATCGAAGAATCTTACGAAAATCGAAGCAATATCTATTGAAAGTA ATAACTTGTATCTCGTGAGCGAACATCTTGTATGTGGAACTTTACATTGTTTGTTGACTCAAGAAGCAGTAGAAAAAAGGAATGTCTATTGTTGCAGTTCTCTTCCTGACGTCATTAAACACGTCACTGGTCTTTTGGAAGGGATGCATATCATAAATACGTATGGG TTTCTTCATCCCGGCCTATCGACCAGGAAACTTTTGGTAACCACAGATGGACAACTTAAATTGTACAACTTCTGTCTCGCTGGCCACGCATCCAGGATAGCCACTCTGCAGAGATCAAAG ATGTTTTCAGCAACTTTGAATCAATATCCACCAGAAATGTTGATTTCCAGCGAATACACAGAGTCAAGTGATGTGTGGTCTATAGCAATAACGATATGGGAAATCATGTCCAATg GAATGTCACCTTTCCCTGATGATACAGAAATTACGTCGCATAAAGAATTGTTTGAACCATCATTCCCATGGCCAGAGAAATATTTTCAGAtaaa AGATAAAATCCTGTACAATTGTTGGAGCCAAAACTGTGCTTGTCGACCATCCATCCATCGTTTGAAAGGAACTTTCATGGAA ATATTTCAGAAATTACTAGATGACAGTTCTTACGAGATACCGTTATCAACGACGTATGTGGCTATGGGATCAGCGAATATTGCTGAAGATACCTACTCATAA